The following are encoded together in the Hypomesus transpacificus isolate Combined female unplaced genomic scaffold, fHypTra1 scaffold_350, whole genome shotgun sequence genome:
- the LOC124464459 gene encoding uncharacterized protein LOC124464459 isoform X1 gives MENVTLGSAVNISSDSCFPCIDPDLLISSISVYVLLSFPANGWAMWLMTSSAVFLTDKMELFEFNLVLGELLFCAASPAVCAGLYFFRGLADHAAIPLTAVSFVMRPMFQGCLCVERYLAVIHPVVFLRYKPLRYRLFCCGLVWAMSAYSIATPVDHVRREEPGFRRRLRRGVRAPVPPQLLLQPVRPPCPEAGRAGGGAQGQGGGGVQPAEGEGLPRRPDRPGHHSGELRARSRRDPPHRAHRGGHRLSGAPGHHSDVAVVRASPPCALPAPCQEAALPETTGGLRNEPPTP, from the exons ATGGAGAACGTCACCCTAGGCTCCGCCGTGAACATCTCTTCAGACAGCTGCTTCCCCTGCATCGACCCAGACCTCCTCATCTCTTCCATCTCTGTGTATGTCCTGCTCTCCTTCCCGGCAAATGGCTGGGCCATGTGGCTGATGACCTCGTCGGCCGTCTTCCTGACGGACAAGATGGAGTTGTTTGAGTTCAACCTGGTCCTTGGCGAGCTGCTGTTCTGCGCGGCCTCGCCCGCCGTTTGCGCCGGCCTCTACTTCTTCAGGGGCCTCGCCGATCACGCTGCAATCCCGCTCACTGCCGTTTCCTTTGTGATGAGGCCGATGTTCCAGGGCTGCCTGTGTGTGGAGCGCTACCTGGCAGTGATCCACCCTGTGGTCTTCCTCAG gtacAAGCCGCTGAGGTACCGGCTGTTCTGCTGCGGCCTGGTCTGGGCGATGAGCGCTTACTCCATCGCCACCCCCGTGGATCATGTGCGTCGTGAAGAGCCCGGCTTTCGTCGACGTCTGCGCCGCGGCGTTCgggctcctgttcctcctcaacTCCTTCTGCAGCCTGTCCGTCCTCCGTGCCCTGAGGCGGGCCGGGCCGGGGGAGGGGCAcaagggcaggggggagggggtgtccaACCGGCTGAAGGGGAAGGCCTTCCGCGCCGTCCTGATCGTCCAGGCCACCATAGTGGTGAGCTACGTGCCCGCTCTCGTCGCGACCCTCCTCATCGGGCACATCGCGGAGGCCACCGTCTGTCAGGTGCACCCGGCCACCATAGTGACGTCGCTGTGGTGCGGGCTAGTCCACCCTGTGCTCTACCTGCGCCGTGCCAGGAAGCTGCCCTGCCGGAGACCACGGGCGGCCTGAGAAACGAGCCACCGACGCCGTGA
- the LOC124464459 gene encoding uncharacterized protein LOC124464459 isoform X2: protein MENVTLGSAVNISSDSCFPCIDPDLLISSISVYVLLSFPANGWAMWLMTSSAVFLTDKMELFEFNLVLGELLFCAASPAVCAGLYFFRGLADHAAIPLTAVSFVMRPMFQGCLCVERYLAVIHPVVFLRYKPLRYRLFCCGLVWAMSAYSIATPVDHVRREEPGFRRRLRRGVRAPVPPQLLLQPVRPPCPEAGRAGGGAQGQGGGGVQPAEGEGLPRRPDRPGHHSGELRARSRRDPPHRAHRGGHRLSGAPGHHSDVAVVRASPPCALPAPCQEAALPETTGGLRNEPPTP, encoded by the exons ATGGAGAACGTCACCCTAGGCTCCGCCGTGAACATCTCTTCAGACAGCTGCTTCCCCTGCATCGACCCAGACCTCCTCATCTCTTCCATCTCTGTGTATGTCCTGCTCTCCTTCCCGGCAAATGGCTGGGCCATGTGGCTGATGACCTCGTCGGCCGTCTTCCTGACGGACAAGATGGAGTTGTTTGAGTTCAACCTGGTCCTTGGCGAGCTGCTGTTCTGCGCGGCCTCGCCCGCCGTTTGCGCCGGCCTCTACTTCTTCAGGGGCCTCGCCGATCACGCTGCAATCCCGCTCACTGCCGTTTCCTTTGTGATGAGGCCGATGTTCCAGGGCTGCCTGTGTGTGGAGCGCTACCTGGCAGTGATCCACCCTGTGGTCTTCCT caggtacAAGCCGCTGAGGTACCGGCTGTTCTGCTGCGGCCTGGTCTGGGCGATGAGCGCTTACTCCATCGCCACCCCCGTGGATCATGTGCGTCGTGAAGAGCCCGGCTTTCGTCGACGTCTGCGCCGCGGCGTTCgggctcctgttcctcctcaacTCCTTCTGCAGCCTGTCCGTCCTCCGTGCCCTGAGGCGGGCCGGGCCGGGGGAGGGGCAcaagggcaggggggagggggtgtccaACCGGCTGAAGGGGAAGGCCTTCCGCGCCGTCCTGATCGTCCAGGCCACCATAGTGGTGAGCTACGTGCCCGCTCTCGTCGCGACCCTCCTCATCGGGCACATCGCGGAGGCCACCGTCTGTCAGGTGCACCCGGCCACCATAGTGACGTCGCTGTGGTGCGGGCTAGTCCACCCTGTGCTCTACCTGCGCCGTGCCAGGAAGCTGCCCTGCCGGAGACCACGGGCGGCCTGAGAAACGAGCCACCGACGCCGTGA